Part of the Gemmatimonadota bacterium genome is shown below.
GATTACTTTAGAAGACATCGAAACTCGAACGAATTACCGGCTGGGGTAAGTTTCGATACGGTTCTATGTTACAAAAACGTATGGCCGCAGATCGAGTATGAGTACTATTTGCCCACCTTAAATGTTATTGATTCGGTAATCAACGAAGAACGAACTGATTGTTTCCATATCGCGTCACGACCGGGAATGGCGTTCGAGACCGCAGAGGAACTATTTCGGATCGAAAACGAAAACAAGAAATTAAGGAATGCACATTGGGCTACAGTCGCAGGTTTGACTATTGCAGGTCTTGGGCTGTTTTTAAACTTTATCGTGCAAGTCGTCGCTCGAAATTCATCCACTCCCTGACATTACCTATTATTCATCCCAAAGCCGCATGAGCCAGTCTCGATTTTCCAATCCTTCATCAGACTACGGGAATCATGGGTCGCCCCGGCTTCGTAGTCGACGGAAAGATCAGGTCTTGCCCATCCCGTTAGTGTTCCGCTTCATCCGATACCGCTTAAGCCGTCTCTGCCAGCGATACGCGGTGATGTTTCCCGCTCTTCATCCGTACCGTTAAAATCTCCCACATAGCTGTACTTGGCCAATCTCGCACTGGGAACTTCTCGGTAATCAATTGCCTAATGGCGCTGTTTCTTCGTTCGGTAGGGACACGCAAGACAAAATAAAACCCCGAAACCCTTTACAAATAGAGGTTTCGAGGTGCGTGTTGGGGACAAGTTAGGACTATATGGGAAGGTTAACTTGATGGAGGTGGGGGGAATCGAACCCCCGTCCGGAAGTGCCTAAGCGGGAACGTCTACATGCATAGCCTGTTTTTTGGTCTCGTTCCGGAGAACTCCAGCAGGCAGGATTTAACCGGAACCAGCCTCAGTTGAGTCTCGCCGGCGCCCTGAGGCGCGACGCCCGGCCAGCCTGCTTTATCGACGTTTTTGACCATCCCGCAGGCGGGGCTGATCAAAAACGGGTTGCGCTAAGTTACCTTAGGCAGCCATTGCATACGAAGGTTCGTCTGCAGATAATTTTGTTCCCAATGGTTTAACGAGGTTATCGGGGACCTCGGCACGCGGTTCCCACCGCATCCACTCCCGTCGAATCCTTTCACCCCCATGTCAAAGAAGGTAGGGCATTTGCCCGTCCCTGTCAAATCCACCCTTGCGCAATGGCGCGGGTGCGATCGGGATCGGGCAGTGCACCGCCAGGGAATCGAACCCCGAACCCACTGATTAAGAGTCAGTTGCTCTGCCAATTGAGCTAGCGGTGCATCCATGAGCGCGGAAGGAATCGAACCTTCGACCCACAGATTAAAAGTCTGTTGCTCTGCCAACTGAGCTACGCGCCCTCGCAGGCGAAGCAAGATAAGCGGTTTCGCCTCGAAGGTCAACCAATTTCCGGTTTTGGACAGGCTGGCCGATCGGCCCCGGCCGTAGTGTGCTAATAGCACCTGTATTTGGGTTTTCGGCTCGTGTCAGGTTGGGCCTGGTCCTGATATCCAGCAACCCGGTTTTCCCACGACCCCGCGACCCCGCGAACCTGCGTGAGCTCTAAACGCGGCAAACCCGCGAATGCCCTACAGGAATATGGTCGCGTCCCGGTGCGATCCGACGGAGACGATATTCACGTCGGTCTTCACCAGTTCCGAAACCCGTTCGATATAGGCGCGGGCTTTAACCGGAAGATCGCTCCACGTCCGGATGTGCCCGGTGGGCCGGTCCCAGCCTTCCATCTCTTCGTAGACGGGTTCGCACCGGGCGAGGACGTTCGCGTCGTTGGGCAGGTGGGGGATCACGTCGCCGTTCAGCCGGTAGCCCACGCACAGCCGGAGCGTCTGGAGACTGTCCAGCGTGTCGAGCCGGGCGAGCGCCAGGCTGTCGATGCCGTTCACCATGACGGCGTAGCGAACGACCATGGCGTCGAACCAGCCGCAACGCCGAGGCCTGCCCGTCGTGGCGCCGTATTCGCCCGCCATGCGCCGGAACTCGTCGCCCCACCTCGACGGAAACTCCGTGGGGAAGGGCCCGTTACCCACCCGGGTGGTGTAGGCCTTGGCCACGCCGATGACTTCGTCGATACGAGTGGGTCCGACGCCGGCGCCCATGCAGGCGGCGCCCGTGGTCGTGTTGGAAGACGTGACGTACGGGTAGGTCCCGTGGTCCACGTCCAGCAAGGTGCCCTGGCTGCCCTCGAAGAGGATCTCCTTACCATCGTCAATGGCGTCGTTGAGGTATTCCGAGGTGTTGATCACGTATGGACCGATCTGCCGGGCGAAAGCCAGGTATTCCTCGATGATCCGGTCCGCGTCCAGCGCCTCGGCCTGGTAGATGGCGTCGAGGATCCTGTTCGCCTCGTCGATGTTTCGCTGCAGCTTCTCCCTGAGCACGCCGTGGTCATGCAGGTCGACGATGCGTATGCCCTTGCGTGCGGCCTTGTCCGCGTAGGCAGGCCCGATGCCCCGGCCCGTCGTGCCGATGCGCTCTTCTTCCTGCCTTTGTTCCTCTCCGACCCGGTCGATCAGCTTGTGATACGGCATGA
Proteins encoded:
- a CDS encoding adenylosuccinate synthase yields the protein MAVRILVGAAWGDEGKGKIVDFLSEQADIVVRFQGGANAGHTVQIGDQEYILHLIPVGILRPEKACVIGNGTVIDPEALMEEIEMLGSHGIDVAGRLFISHNAHLIMPYHKLIDRVGEEQRQEEERIGTTGRGIGPAYADKAARKGIRIVDLHDHGVLREKLQRNIDEANRILDAIYQAEALDADRIIEEYLAFARQIGPYVINTSEYLNDAIDDGKEILFEGSQGTLLDVDHGTYPYVTSSNTTTGAACMGAGVGPTRIDEVIGVAKAYTTRVGNGPFPTEFPSRWGDEFRRMAGEYGATTGRPRRCGWFDAMVVRYAVMVNGIDSLALARLDTLDSLQTLRLCVGYRLNGDVIPHLPNDANVLARCEPVYEEMEGWDRPTGHIRTWSDLPVKARAYIERVSELVKTDVNIVSVGSHRDATIFL